The following are encoded together in the Acidicapsa ligni genome:
- a CDS encoding DUF417 family protein produces the protein MKISEQGAASHAQAKSRLTQLAAWIDDRNISFLVTSLGLIVMLLWAGAYKMTAPGAEGIIPLVSNSPLISWHFKLFGPYVGSDLIGLTEWIAAVLFAIGYLKPKAGILGGFVATFMFFTTSTMILTTPGTTRVVHGISYMSFLGLFLFKDVISLGASLYLISYFGRKAILSEDKN, from the coding sequence ATGAAGATTTCAGAACAAGGTGCAGCTTCTCATGCACAAGCCAAGAGCAGGTTAACTCAATTAGCGGCATGGATAGATGATCGTAATATTTCATTCCTGGTCACCAGTCTGGGCTTGATCGTGATGCTGCTCTGGGCCGGAGCTTATAAGATGACTGCTCCAGGCGCCGAGGGCATCATTCCCCTGGTTTCCAATAGTCCGCTGATCAGTTGGCATTTCAAATTATTCGGACCCTATGTCGGTTCCGATTTGATTGGTCTTACGGAGTGGATCGCGGCTGTATTGTTTGCGATCGGCTATCTGAAGCCCAAGGCTGGTATCTTAGGCGGCTTCGTCGCAACGTTCATGTTCTTTACGACCAGCACGATGATTCTTACTACGCCGGGCACGACGAGAGTGGTTCACGGAATAAGTTACATGAGCTTCCTGGGCCTGTTTCTCTTCAAGGATGTTATCTCTCTCGGAGCGTCTCTTTATCTAATCAGTTATTTTGGAAGAAAAGCCATTCTATCGGAAGACAAAAACTAA
- a CDS encoding dihydrolipoyl dehydrogenase family protein translates to MGLLENIESPSNIATNSLPSEGYDLVILGDGTGATLAAWTFAAQGQRVAVIERKYIGGSCPNIACLPSKNIVQSARVASYFRRGKEFGAMTDSFDIDMPTVRNRKRSMVLGLNDMYRENFRQTGAEFILGAGRFIGPRALEVTLPDGTTRRLHGTNVIVSTGTRAASEPIPGLSDAQPLTHIEALELDVVPGHLIVIGGGYVGLELSQAMSRFGSKVTVIDRNDRLLHLEDEDVTSGLASLFTYEGIDTILNAKVKHISGRSGTAVTVVLDQGGREKTLVGTHLLVAAGRRPNTENIGLDLAGVELNDRGYIKVNGRLETTAPGVWAIGEVAGTPQFTHVSVDDFRVVRDNLAGGNHVTTWRLIPYTLFTDPELARIGLTEKEAKEQNIAYRLFKIPMERVLRAHTLSETRGFLKALVGIDNDLILGFTAFAVDAGEIMASVQTAMIAGLPYTALRDAIWAHPTLVEGLTPLFSSEPTLPAIS, encoded by the coding sequence ATGGGCTTACTTGAAAACATCGAGTCTCCGTCAAACATCGCAACGAACAGTCTCCCTTCGGAAGGTTATGACCTTGTCATCCTGGGGGACGGGACAGGAGCAACGCTCGCCGCATGGACATTCGCTGCTCAAGGACAGCGTGTTGCGGTGATTGAGCGAAAGTACATAGGCGGCTCATGCCCGAACATTGCCTGTCTCCCCAGCAAGAACATTGTCCAGAGTGCAAGGGTTGCGTCCTACTTCCGTCGAGGCAAAGAGTTCGGTGCCATGACAGATAGCTTCGACATCGACATGCCCACGGTGCGAAACCGCAAGCGCTCGATGGTATTGGGATTAAATGACATGTATCGCGAAAACTTCAGGCAGACTGGGGCTGAGTTCATCCTTGGAGCAGGACGCTTCATCGGGCCGAGAGCTCTTGAAGTCACGCTTCCAGACGGGACAACTCGCCGACTCCACGGAACCAATGTGATCGTCAGCACGGGTACGCGAGCTGCTTCGGAACCAATTCCCGGGCTGTCGGATGCACAACCACTAACACACATCGAGGCGCTCGAACTGGATGTGGTCCCAGGTCACCTCATCGTAATTGGCGGAGGCTATGTCGGACTGGAACTATCGCAGGCGATGAGCCGGTTCGGTAGCAAGGTCACCGTCATCGATCGAAATGACCGCTTGCTCCACTTGGAAGATGAGGATGTAACCAGCGGTCTTGCCAGCTTGTTCACATACGAAGGCATCGACACGATTCTGAATGCAAAAGTGAAACATATCTCCGGTAGATCAGGCACTGCGGTAACCGTCGTTCTCGACCAGGGAGGAAGAGAAAAAACTCTCGTGGGCACTCACCTGCTTGTGGCGGCAGGCCGACGTCCAAACACAGAAAATATAGGCCTCGATCTGGCTGGGGTCGAGTTGAATGATCGCGGTTACATCAAGGTCAACGGACGGCTTGAGACAACCGCGCCAGGCGTATGGGCCATCGGCGAGGTAGCCGGAACCCCTCAGTTCACACATGTCAGTGTTGACGACTTCCGCGTTGTCCGCGACAACCTCGCAGGCGGCAATCACGTTACAACATGGCGCCTAATTCCCTACACCCTTTTCACAGATCCTGAACTTGCAAGAATCGGGCTGACGGAGAAGGAAGCCAAAGAGCAAAACATAGCCTATCGCTTGTTCAAAATCCCAATGGAGCGAGTGCTGCGAGCTCATACTCTCTCGGAGACACGCGGGTTCTTGAAAGCGTTAGTAGGTATCGACAACGATCTCATTCTTGGCTTTACCGCCTTCGCTGTCGATGCCGGCGAGATTATGGCATCCGTACAGACTGCGATGATAGCCGGGCTTCCGTATACCGCACTCCGCGATGCCATATGGGCACATCCAACACTTGTCGAAGGGTTAACTCCCCTGTTCTCCTCCGAGCCCACCCTGCCGGCAATCTCTTAA
- a CDS encoding glucosamine-6-phosphate deaminase encodes MNSPSQDVTRFNAGTIKLEIHRNGKAAGEAAAQAAAEELRRLDRLGKEIAVIFATGASQLDTLEVLTSIPGLPWQNVLGFHLDEYVGLSENHPASFRHYLREKLTSRVAMRRFFEIDGNAADIEKYEQEYAHILEAMNPQLCLLGIGENGHLAFNDPSEADFYDPLPMKVVTLDNACQQQQVSEGWFASLDEVPQQALTLTIPTLFRVPKLIASVPGIRKATAVRRTLEDPITTDCPSTLLRTHPDVTIYLDAESASELSDVHLSTK; translated from the coding sequence ATGAATTCACCAAGTCAGGATGTCACACGCTTCAACGCAGGAACTATTAAGTTGGAGATTCATCGCAACGGAAAAGCTGCCGGCGAAGCCGCAGCACAAGCAGCAGCAGAAGAGCTTCGCCGCCTCGACCGGCTGGGCAAAGAGATAGCCGTGATCTTTGCCACCGGCGCTTCACAACTGGACACCCTCGAAGTGCTAACATCGATTCCCGGCCTGCCCTGGCAGAATGTGCTGGGCTTTCATCTGGATGAGTATGTAGGTCTGAGCGAAAATCATCCTGCATCCTTTCGCCATTATCTGCGCGAAAAGTTGACTAGCCGTGTGGCGATGCGCAGGTTCTTCGAGATCGATGGCAATGCCGCGGACATCGAAAAGTATGAACAGGAATATGCTCACATTCTTGAAGCTATGAATCCGCAGCTTTGCCTGCTCGGAATCGGCGAGAATGGGCACCTGGCATTCAACGACCCATCCGAGGCCGATTTCTACGATCCTCTGCCCATGAAGGTGGTAACTCTGGACAATGCGTGCCAGCAGCAACAAGTGTCGGAGGGGTGGTTCGCCAGCCTGGATGAAGTACCGCAGCAGGCTCTCACGCTTACCATTCCCACGTTGTTCCGAGTGCCAAAGCTGATTGCTTCAGTCCCCGGCATCCGCAAGGCTACTGCAGTCCGGCGTACACTCGAAGATCCAATTACGACGGACTGCCCCTCGACGCTTCTTCGCACGCATCCGGACGTCACGATCTATCTGGATGCCGAGTCCGCATCCGAATTGAGCGATGTACATCTGTCAACGAAATGA
- a CDS encoding SDR family oxidoreductase gives MRVFVTGATGFIGTEFVKELIAAGHQVRGLTRSDEGAEQLKAAGAEVHRGNLTDLDSLRSGVAGMDVVVNLAFSHDFENFAKNAEDEIKAIKALGSALEPGKLLVVTSGTGLASGGPGHLRMESDPPVDLPSIPRRPEKAAREVAAERGLHLAVVRLPQVHDTRKQGLVPLVTQAAREKGMSVYVGDGSNRWAAAQLHDVAHLYRLVVEKTGEGVSVYHAVQEEGVSMREIAETIGQGLKVPVVSITPEKAGEHFGWLAHFAGTDMPASSEWTRKALGWEPIGPGLIEDLTNMKYF, from the coding sequence ATGCGAGTATTTGTGACCGGAGCGACAGGATTCATTGGAACAGAGTTCGTGAAAGAGTTGATTGCAGCAGGGCACCAGGTGCGTGGGCTCACACGCAGCGATGAGGGTGCGGAGCAGTTGAAGGCAGCAGGCGCGGAAGTGCATCGCGGCAACCTGACAGATCTGGACAGCCTCCGCAGCGGCGTGGCGGGCATGGATGTGGTGGTGAACCTGGCGTTCAGCCACGATTTCGAAAACTTCGCGAAGAATGCCGAAGACGAAATCAAGGCAATCAAAGCCCTGGGATCGGCGCTTGAGCCGGGCAAGCTGTTGGTAGTCACCTCAGGTACAGGGCTGGCAAGCGGCGGCCCGGGCCATCTGCGCATGGAGAGCGACCCGCCGGTGGACTTGCCATCGATCCCGCGGCGGCCGGAAAAAGCCGCACGCGAGGTAGCGGCAGAGCGAGGTCTTCATCTGGCGGTTGTGCGGTTGCCGCAGGTGCATGACACGCGCAAGCAGGGATTGGTGCCGCTCGTCACACAGGCTGCGCGTGAGAAGGGCATGTCGGTGTACGTGGGCGATGGCTCCAATCGTTGGGCCGCGGCCCAACTTCATGATGTCGCGCACCTCTACCGGCTGGTTGTCGAGAAAACTGGCGAAGGCGTATCGGTGTATCACGCGGTGCAGGAAGAAGGCGTATCCATGCGGGAGATCGCAGAGACGATCGGACAAGGGCTGAAGGTGCCAGTGGTTTCCATAACGCCGGAAAAAGCTGGTGAGCACTTCGGCTGGCTCGCGCACTTTGCGGGGACAGATATGCCGGCTTCGAGCGAGTGGACCCGCAAGGCACTGGGTTGGGAGCCGATTGGACCTGGCTTGATCGAAGATCTGACCAATATGAAGTACTTCTGA
- a CDS encoding Gfo/Idh/MocA family protein: MAEMGENAMAEESKPGIDRRTFVKQAGGAVLATGLTAKSYARVLGANDRIRLAQLGCGDRSEGHVRMVQLASKQMPVETVAVCDLWSEAREHRAAQVKKAFNLEPQKFKYSEEMLALKDIDGVMIATGDFQHAKLCTEVVKAGKDCYVEKPFANVLSEAIEARNAVKQSKQIVQMGTQHRSQPYPLAVRDLIRAGRIGDVVHIEQEWNVNEGRWRFKPEDTGLNREMLMDIHVEWKQWLYGRTSMLREEDTDWKRWLLGKPDRPFDPHVYLEFRLYKDFSSGIFDQWLSHGSDMVHLWTDQAYPESVVSNGGIFTWKDGRENPDTCVTAITYPKGFLYTYKTIFGNSYRSFSRIQGRDGTIENYGGEGASLFWVTQEGGRQEFDPQDAGPVYNSVPIVGPAKDRGEILKVPGAPPPDSLGPNDDDVVHLTNWLQAMQNRTQPNATVDHGFSHSLVCIMAAQSYWSGKRLYWDPHNEQILDHPV; this comes from the coding sequence ATGGCTGAGATGGGAGAGAATGCAATGGCTGAAGAGAGCAAGCCGGGAATCGACCGTCGTACGTTCGTAAAACAGGCAGGCGGTGCAGTCCTCGCGACAGGACTCACCGCCAAGTCGTACGCACGCGTTCTGGGCGCCAATGATCGCATTCGGTTGGCTCAACTTGGATGCGGCGACCGTAGCGAAGGACATGTGCGCATGGTGCAGCTTGCCTCTAAGCAGATGCCCGTCGAAACCGTCGCGGTCTGTGACTTGTGGAGCGAAGCGCGCGAACATCGGGCGGCGCAGGTAAAGAAGGCTTTCAACCTGGAGCCGCAGAAGTTTAAGTACTCCGAGGAGATGCTGGCGCTCAAGGATATTGATGGCGTCATGATTGCAACCGGTGACTTTCAACATGCCAAGCTATGCACCGAAGTGGTGAAGGCAGGCAAAGACTGTTACGTCGAGAAGCCGTTTGCCAACGTGTTGTCCGAGGCCATCGAGGCGCGTAATGCGGTTAAGCAATCGAAGCAGATCGTGCAGATGGGCACGCAGCATCGCAGCCAGCCCTACCCGCTGGCAGTGAGGGATCTCATTCGCGCAGGACGAATCGGCGATGTGGTCCACATCGAGCAGGAATGGAATGTGAACGAAGGACGATGGCGATTCAAGCCCGAGGATACCGGCCTCAATCGAGAGATGCTGATGGACATCCACGTCGAGTGGAAGCAATGGCTCTATGGCAGGACATCGATGCTTCGCGAAGAAGATACCGACTGGAAGCGCTGGCTGCTCGGCAAACCAGATCGTCCGTTCGACCCGCATGTGTATCTCGAGTTCCGCCTCTACAAGGATTTCTCTTCAGGAATCTTCGATCAATGGCTCAGCCACGGCAGCGATATGGTTCATCTTTGGACAGACCAGGCGTATCCGGAAAGCGTAGTGTCCAACGGCGGAATTTTCACGTGGAAAGATGGGCGAGAAAATCCCGATACATGCGTTACTGCAATCACCTATCCGAAAGGATTTCTCTACACCTATAAGACGATCTTCGGGAACAGTTATAGAAGTTTCTCCAGGATTCAGGGTCGCGATGGCACCATTGAAAACTATGGCGGCGAAGGTGCATCTCTGTTTTGGGTCACGCAGGAAGGTGGACGGCAGGAGTTCGATCCACAGGATGCCGGCCCGGTCTACAACAGTGTCCCGATTGTCGGCCCTGCAAAAGATCGTGGCGAAATTCTCAAAGTTCCTGGCGCCCCTCCACCAGATTCACTCGGCCCCAACGACGATGATGTGGTTCATCTGACGAACTGGCTGCAGGCAATGCAAAATCGCACCCAGCCAAATGCCACGGTGGATCACGGCTTCTCGCATTCTCTGGTCTGCATCATGGCAGCGCAATCCTACTGGAGCGGCAAGAGACTCTATTGGGATCCGCACAACGAGCAGATTCTGGACCATCCAGTCTGA
- a CDS encoding TetR/AcrR family transcriptional regulator, whose product MQKILAFRPMSKSKLPPSPPVRKPRADAMRNRERILEVAKEVFTQDGAAASLDEIARQSGIGNATLYRHFPTRDALIEAVYRSEVERLAGAAARFAATLPPLDALRAWMNLFIDHVAHKMLIVPAMETVAGGSSRLIMGSRGLIRAAFAGLAERAIANGDLRHDTDPDDLIRALVGVFHTAYEPGWEQTARRLVDILIVGSRPTI is encoded by the coding sequence TTGCAGAAAATTTTAGCCTTTCGTCCTATGTCCAAAAGCAAGCTTCCGCCATCCCCGCCTGTCCGCAAACCTCGCGCCGACGCGATGCGTAATCGTGAGCGCATCCTTGAGGTAGCTAAGGAAGTTTTTACCCAAGATGGTGCGGCTGCGAGTCTTGACGAGATCGCACGGCAATCCGGCATCGGCAACGCGACGCTGTATCGTCACTTTCCAACTCGTGACGCGCTTATCGAAGCTGTGTACCGCAGTGAGGTTGAAAGACTTGCCGGTGCTGCTGCACGCTTTGCTGCGACACTGCCGCCGCTTGACGCCCTCCGCGCCTGGATGAATCTCTTCATAGACCATGTTGCACACAAGATGCTCATTGTGCCTGCGATGGAAACCGTCGCTGGCGGCTCTTCGCGCCTGATCATGGGGTCACGTGGCCTCATCCGCGCCGCATTCGCCGGCCTCGCCGAACGAGCCATCGCCAATGGCGATCTCCGCCACGATACAGATCCCGATGATCTTATTCGTGCTCTTGTAGGTGTCTTTCACACGGCTTATGAACCCGGCTGGGAGCAAACAGCTCGCCGTCTCGTCGACATTCTCATCGTCGGTTCGCGCCCAACAATTTAA
- a CDS encoding MFS transporter produces MSALNVAESTRKPSSIRSSGRVRWWIVWTLFFSTVTNYISRQSFSVLAPMITAQYHLTHTDLAKILGAFQLSYAVTWLLGGIFLDAVGTRIGLAIAVVFWSVVNIFTGFATSVFSFASFRFLLGIGEGFNWPGASKTVAEWFPSEERSLAVAIFDSGSSIGGAVAALAIPLIALKFGWRMAFVASGLLGFVWLFVWLRVYHPIDRHPRVTQEEVAFIRAGQEIAQISPVRGPQRWIKLLRDRNVWGIVLGRALTDPIWWFYVFWLPQYLSDARGFSLQRIALFAWMPFIAADLGNFTGGLISGYCIRRGISVVRARTGVCLISCLPILAGIPAVSVHSVYAALALICFALWGYASWSTMGLTLPSDLFPQDVVATVTGLSGLAAGLVGVGFTFVVGILVDRFSYAPAFMMAGLLPLLATACLILLVRTPGEPTAS; encoded by the coding sequence ATGAGTGCATTGAATGTTGCCGAGAGTACGCGCAAGCCATCCAGCATCCGCAGTTCAGGACGCGTACGATGGTGGATTGTCTGGACGCTGTTCTTCTCGACGGTGACCAACTACATCAGCCGCCAGAGCTTTTCCGTGCTGGCTCCGATGATCACCGCTCAATATCATTTAACGCACACCGACCTGGCTAAAATCCTGGGCGCATTCCAACTCTCCTACGCAGTGACCTGGCTTCTAGGCGGCATCTTCCTCGACGCTGTAGGAACGCGTATAGGGTTGGCCATCGCCGTGGTCTTCTGGTCTGTCGTCAACATCTTCACCGGCTTCGCAACGTCCGTCTTCAGCTTTGCTTCCTTCCGATTTCTTCTGGGAATAGGCGAGGGCTTCAATTGGCCGGGGGCCAGCAAGACGGTCGCCGAGTGGTTTCCCAGCGAAGAACGCAGCCTCGCCGTAGCAATCTTCGATAGCGGCTCCAGCATCGGAGGTGCCGTCGCAGCGCTCGCGATACCCCTCATTGCATTGAAATTTGGCTGGCGAATGGCCTTTGTCGCATCCGGGTTGCTAGGGTTTGTCTGGCTGTTCGTTTGGCTACGCGTGTACCATCCGATCGACCGCCATCCACGCGTAACGCAGGAAGAGGTTGCATTCATTCGCGCAGGCCAGGAGATTGCCCAGATCTCCCCGGTACGTGGCCCTCAACGTTGGATCAAGCTGCTCAGGGACAGGAATGTCTGGGGCATCGTTCTCGGACGCGCGCTGACCGACCCCATCTGGTGGTTCTACGTATTTTGGCTGCCGCAATATCTCAGCGACGCTCGTGGGTTTAGCCTGCAGCGCATCGCACTCTTTGCATGGATGCCGTTTATCGCCGCCGACCTTGGCAACTTCACCGGCGGCCTGATCTCCGGCTACTGCATTCGCCGCGGCATTTCCGTCGTACGAGCGCGCACTGGAGTATGCCTCATCAGTTGCCTGCCCATCCTTGCGGGCATCCCTGCCGTGAGTGTGCATAGCGTGTATGCCGCGCTGGCACTGATTTGTTTCGCCCTGTGGGGCTATGCGAGCTGGTCGACGATGGGCCTCACTCTACCCTCTGATCTGTTTCCGCAGGATGTCGTAGCTACCGTAACTGGATTGAGTGGACTGGCTGCGGGCCTGGTCGGTGTGGGTTTTACATTTGTCGTCGGGATTCTGGTCGATCGCTTTTCCTATGCTCCCGCATTCATGATGGCTGGGCTCTTGCCTCTGCTTGCAACAGCATGCCTGATCTTGCTGGTTCGCACACCTGGTGAACCAACAGCATCGTAG
- a CDS encoding sensor histidine kinase, with protein sequence MMEQMHWKVESMFLEKRVGEIVSALRTIEDLKGLTEEEFTWLAIHGTERLGDDGDLIFSQGTPPHHLMFILSGEVLVHRHSSSPVSVLIGQTGRITGKTPFSRIKAWNADGRSSGKTWILELHDSYFSELLNAIPSMTQRIVRVLLDRNREYTRAEEQIGKLAALNKLAANLAHELNNPASAAKSAASQLLSMSDADHEKTRYRVGMALGAEDKLNAYLDWLSKLRSQVSFSRHSATENAFAESALLEDSLTSWLESKGFAEAWKLAPILVESGVPLSLLQELEQLVPTQSLCLVICDVQETVASYKAMLSVADAADRIFRLVTAVKDYSYMDRQPVQDVNISASLDIVLKLTQPKLTGITVRRFYSPDVPLLKAFGSELNQVWAALIENSLDAMAGSGTLTLSTRLQGNTVLVEVTDTGQGIPPECANRVFEPFFTTKPFGTGLGLRLDTVQRVVQKHFGSVAFDSQPNKTTFQVRLPIDRTEVY encoded by the coding sequence ATGATGGAACAGATGCATTGGAAGGTTGAATCCATGTTCCTTGAGAAGCGCGTTGGAGAGATCGTATCTGCTTTGCGCACTATCGAAGATCTGAAGGGGCTGACCGAAGAGGAGTTCACATGGCTCGCGATCCATGGTACCGAGAGGCTTGGTGACGATGGAGATCTTATTTTTAGCCAGGGAACTCCACCTCATCATCTGATGTTCATCCTCAGTGGCGAGGTACTTGTTCATCGTCACTCATCCAGTCCGGTATCTGTCCTGATTGGGCAAACGGGGCGCATCACAGGCAAGACTCCCTTCTCGCGCATCAAGGCGTGGAACGCGGACGGCAGGTCCTCTGGGAAGACGTGGATACTGGAGCTTCACGACAGCTATTTTTCAGAACTCCTCAATGCAATACCGTCGATGACACAACGAATTGTCCGCGTATTGCTTGATCGGAACCGGGAATATACACGAGCGGAAGAGCAGATCGGTAAGCTGGCCGCTCTGAATAAGCTGGCCGCAAACCTCGCGCACGAGCTAAACAATCCTGCGTCGGCTGCCAAGAGTGCGGCCTCGCAATTACTGAGCATGTCTGACGCCGATCATGAGAAAACTCGGTATCGAGTTGGAATGGCTTTAGGTGCAGAAGACAAACTCAATGCGTACCTAGACTGGCTATCGAAATTACGTTCACAGGTTTCCTTCTCGCGTCACAGTGCGACGGAGAATGCTTTTGCGGAAAGTGCGTTGCTTGAAGACTCACTGACATCCTGGTTGGAATCGAAAGGTTTCGCAGAGGCATGGAAACTTGCCCCGATACTTGTTGAGTCCGGTGTGCCTCTATCTTTACTTCAGGAGCTGGAGCAGCTAGTGCCGACGCAGTCGCTTTGCCTTGTAATCTGCGACGTGCAGGAGACCGTTGCCTCTTACAAGGCGATGCTTTCGGTGGCCGATGCCGCTGACAGGATCTTCCGCCTTGTCACCGCAGTAAAAGACTATTCGTATATGGATCGACAGCCGGTTCAGGATGTCAATATCTCCGCGTCGTTAGATATCGTTCTGAAGCTCACGCAGCCTAAACTGACTGGCATCACAGTCAGACGTTTCTATAGCCCCGATGTACCTTTGCTCAAAGCTTTTGGGAGCGAATTAAATCAAGTTTGGGCAGCGCTTATAGAGAACTCACTGGACGCGATGGCTGGCTCCGGAACACTTACACTGTCGACGAGATTGCAGGGAAACACGGTGCTGGTCGAAGTTACAGATACGGGCCAGGGAATCCCTCCGGAGTGCGCTAACCGGGTCTTTGAACCGTTCTTTACTACGAAGCCTTTCGGGACCGGCCTGGGGCTGAGGCTTGATACGGTCCAGCGAGTTGTTCAAAAGCATTTCGGGTCCGTCGCTTTCGATTCGCAACCAAACAAGACAACTTTCCAGGTGCGATTGCCGATTGATCGGACAGAGGTTTATTGA
- a CDS encoding alpha/beta hydrolase family protein codes for MAGRIYGMAIAAVCVLIAGIGYGQTTAESLKSLLAQPVQTTDVTAFQLQQYLSHRITPLPAPTNANDWTARQQQLRKHILDDIAFHGWPADWVHSAPIFQQEGSTETRDGYRVSRFRYEIVPGFYAPAVLYVPEKIEGHVPAILNVIGHEPMGNAAEYEQKRSINFAKRGIIALSLGWVGFGEMRIKEDDHDDAAALDLVGSNALGFFYLGMRRGLDYLASLPQVDPTRLGMTGLSGGGWQTIVLSATDPRIAVSAEVAGFGSFAFNIAHARDADEIEENATDLNQGSDYTFLTAMRAPRPTLLIHNAEDDCCFRAALVKPDNYDRIKPYFNLYGKADALAWYESSDPGTHNYQLVNRLHAYSFFAEQFHLPAITEEIPSSTEIRTPEELTSGIPANNLTITGLARKLAANITRPAIPSTGSDRASWSITQRQKLKDVIRFSPVAVENAWRITATKHMAMRTISYRFDLSNGLSATGIWLKANDAGDNSPATIILNDSGYEASSEAVSRHVNHGEQVLSLDLIFNGFTRPQTPDSTDWETLVSSAGDRPLGLEVSQLLGIAHWLRDNGAHNQIQIETDGIRSSVIAEVAAALEPNAFDVITTHHGMKSLRYLLDTPVAFRNAPDLFCLDLYKYFDVDSITTIAAPTKVTNIAEIESQPKDADGATK; via the coding sequence GTGGCTGGACGAATCTATGGGATGGCCATTGCGGCCGTATGTGTTTTGATTGCGGGAATCGGCTATGGGCAGACGACCGCTGAATCGCTGAAGAGCCTGCTTGCACAGCCGGTGCAGACAACGGATGTTACTGCCTTTCAACTGCAGCAGTATCTAAGCCACCGCATTACTCCCCTGCCTGCGCCAACAAATGCGAACGATTGGACTGCTCGGCAACAGCAACTGCGCAAACATATTCTCGATGACATCGCCTTTCATGGCTGGCCCGCCGACTGGGTACATTCAGCGCCAATCTTTCAGCAGGAGGGCTCCACAGAAACACGCGATGGGTATCGCGTAAGCAGATTTCGTTACGAGATTGTGCCCGGATTCTACGCGCCTGCCGTGCTCTACGTGCCGGAAAAGATCGAGGGTCACGTGCCTGCGATCCTGAACGTAATCGGCCATGAGCCGATGGGCAATGCGGCCGAGTATGAACAGAAGCGCAGCATCAACTTCGCCAAGCGAGGCATTATCGCGCTAAGTCTTGGATGGGTTGGCTTCGGCGAGATGCGTATCAAAGAAGACGACCACGATGACGCCGCAGCGCTCGATCTGGTTGGCTCCAATGCTCTGGGCTTCTTCTACCTGGGCATGCGTCGTGGCCTCGATTATCTGGCTTCCTTGCCGCAGGTGGACCCTACACGCCTGGGCATGACCGGCCTGTCCGGCGGTGGATGGCAAACGATTGTGCTGAGCGCCACGGACCCTCGCATTGCAGTGAGCGCAGAGGTGGCAGGCTTCGGATCCTTCGCGTTCAACATTGCACATGCGCGCGATGCTGATGAGATCGAAGAAAACGCCACCGATCTCAACCAAGGCTCGGACTACACTTTTCTCACCGCCATGCGTGCGCCACGCCCAACACTTTTGATCCACAATGCTGAAGATGATTGCTGCTTCCGCGCAGCGCTCGTCAAGCCGGATAACTACGATAGGATCAAGCCTTACTTCAACCTGTACGGCAAGGCCGACGCGTTGGCCTGGTATGAAAGCAGCGATCCCGGCACGCATAACTATCAGTTAGTGAACCGTCTGCATGCATATAGCTTCTTCGCCGAGCAATTTCATTTGCCTGCCATCACCGAAGAGATTCCAAGCTCCACTGAAATTAGAACGCCGGAAGAACTAACTTCAGGCATTCCAGCCAACAACCTCACCATAACTGGTTTGGCGCGAAAGCTCGCCGCCAACATCACCAGGCCAGCGATTCCATCCACCGGCAGCGACCGTGCCTCGTGGAGCATCACACAACGACAGAAGCTGAAAGACGTGATTCGCTTTTCGCCGGTTGCAGTAGAGAACGCATGGAGAATCACGGCCACCAAGCATATGGCGATGCGAACCATATCGTATCGGTTCGATCTCTCAAACGGACTCAGCGCTACAGGAATCTGGCTCAAGGCCAACGACGCAGGAGACAACAGTCCTGCGACAATCATTCTCAACGACAGTGGCTATGAAGCATCCAGCGAAGCAGTCTCCCGCCATGTCAATCACGGCGAACAGGTACTCTCTCTCGACCTGATCTTCAATGGCTTCACACGTCCGCAAACTCCCGATTCAACAGATTGGGAAACTCTTGTTTCGAGTGCCGGTGATCGCCCGCTTGGCCTCGAAGTATCACAGTTACTCGGCATTGCCCATTGGCTTCGCGACAACGGCGCGCACAACCAGATTCAGATCGAGACTGACGGCATCCGCTCCAGCGTGATAGCGGAGGTCGCGGCAGCACTCGAACCCAACGCATTCGATGTAATCACCACCCACCATGGGATGAAGAGCCTGCGCTACCTTCTCGACACTCCAGTCGCGTTTCGCAATGCACCCGATCTCTTCTGTCTCGATCTGTATAAGTACTTCGATGTCGACTCGATCACCACCATCGCCGCTCCGACCAAGGTCACAAATATTGCGGAGATCGAGAGCCAGCCAAAGGATGCAGACGGAGCAACAAAGTAG